TTAAATGAGCAAGAAGATATTTATCGATTTCAAGCGCTGCATCGCCTGTAAGGCCTGTGAAGTCGCCTGTGAAATGGAGCACGGGGAGGCGAGGATTAGGGTTTTTGAGTTCCCTGACTTGACCAGCGTCGCCTTCAATTGCCGCCACTGTGAAAAGGCTCCATGTATGGAAGTGTGTCCAGTTAACGCGCTCTCCAAGGACGATGATGGCGCAGTCGTTCTCGACCCCCTCAAGTGTATCGGCTGTCTCATGTGTGCAGTTGCATGTCCATTCGGCATTCCGAAGATAGACGAGTACAACAAGATAATGGACAAGTGCGACCTCTGTGCCCACAGGAGAGCCGAAGGAAAGCTTCCAGCTTGTGTCTCAGCGTGCCCAACTGAGGCCCTCAAGTACGGC
This genomic window from Thermococcus sp. LS1 contains:
- a CDS encoding 4Fe-4S dicluster domain-containing protein is translated as MSKKIFIDFKRCIACKACEVACEMEHGEARIRVFEFPDLTSVAFNCRHCEKAPCMEVCPVNALSKDDDGAVVLDPLKCIGCLMCAVACPFGIPKIDEYNKIMDKCDLCAHRRAEGKLPACVSACPTEALKYGDINDVLWAREGKIVAELKDIGDRTNVLEAYLIR